In Lysobacter firmicutimachus, one genomic interval encodes:
- a CDS encoding copper resistance protein NlpE — protein sequence MTKHLLALACLAALSLSACKKPDEAAPAAEAPQAAEAAPAPAPAAPAEPTLVAEAPKAGFDAAAFAGTFSGTLPCADCSGIDTKIDLKADGSYTVDETYQGKKDGAFKGDGHWAAEEDGKRLRLDPNSKSDQDRVYEVVSNDEIRLLDQEGKKIESELNYSLKRAGAAQ from the coding sequence GTGACCAAGCACCTGCTCGCCCTCGCCTGCCTCGCCGCGCTCTCGCTGAGCGCCTGCAAGAAGCCCGACGAAGCCGCTCCCGCGGCGGAAGCGCCCCAGGCCGCCGAAGCCGCTCCGGCCCCGGCGCCGGCCGCTCCCGCGGAGCCGACGCTGGTCGCCGAAGCGCCCAAGGCCGGTTTCGACGCCGCCGCCTTCGCCGGCACCTTCTCCGGCACCCTGCCCTGCGCCGACTGCAGCGGCATCGACACCAAGATCGACCTCAAGGCGGACGGCAGCTACACCGTCGACGAGACCTACCAGGGCAAGAAGGACGGCGCGTTCAAGGGCGATGGCCACTGGGCCGCGGAAGAGGACGGCAAGCGCCTGCGCCTGGACCCGAACAGCAAGAGCGACCAGGACCGCGTGTACGAAGTGGTGTCCAACGACGAGATCCGCCTGCTCGACCAGGAAGGCAAGAAGATCGAGTCGGAACTCAACTACAGCCTCAAGCGCGCCGGCGCGGCGCAGTGA